A part of Neoarius graeffei isolate fNeoGra1 chromosome 22, fNeoGra1.pri, whole genome shotgun sequence genomic DNA contains:
- the LOC132870381 gene encoding uncharacterized protein LOC132870381, whose translation MVCYWTTHNVRLHVVKCRAPNTTWAKHPVKKTWYETDSYAKAEQKCLQLMESSSVETEDDVNTFAIRQRKRPRRFVSESSDDDDSAPVVAATKKQPKTLTVPGSPVCQQEPMPLPPQWSTPAGTGPSPHHPSPSPVDPVQASSRALHPIQSARHLQESLETSFDSVQASSRALHDGQGVSAITAMFERITEAHMSRLMRRLEARFDRTEARFDKIESLVETNAPTHTPQLQQEDVVLAKPCSMVMELLELDRSLEQPDKRNKMQHFLETVGGAGLGAAIHRMLRRVANNEVLAQYSLRGRRAKMSFDDLVLCKIIKAASVKFPGHMEAEVEECLGQTLKFAPHRRSAGQQQRVNSEFFLFL comes from the exons ATGGTCTGCTACTGGACGACACACAATGTGCGATTGCATGTTGTGAAGTGCCGAGCACCAAATACAACTTGGGCCAAACATCCCGTTAAGAAAACCTGGTACGAAACAG ATTCATACGCCAAAGCTGAACAGAAGTGTTTGCAATTGATGGAGTCCTCAAGTGTTGAGACAGAGGATGATGTGAACACTTTTGCAATAAGGCAGCGTAAGCGCCCAAGGAGGTTTGTCTCCGAATCCTCTGATGATG ATGATTCTGCTCCAGTGGTAGCAGCAACCAAGAAGCAACCCAAGACTCTGACTGTGCCTGGAAGCCCTGTGT GTCAGCAGGAACCAATGCCCCTACCACCACAAT GGTCAACACCAGCCGGGACTGGACCCAGTCCTCACCACCCTAGCCCAAGTCCTGTTGACCCTGTTCAAG ccagcagccGGGCACTACACCCAATTCAGTCAGCCAGGCACCTCCAAGAATCACTGGAAACCTCTTTTGACTCTGTTCAAG ccagcagccGGGCGCTTCATGACGGACAGGGTGTCTCGGCTATCACAGCCATGtttgagagaa TCACAGAGGCCCACATGAGTCGCTTGATGCGGAGGCTCGAGGCTAGGTTTGACAGGACCGAGGCTAGGTTTGACAAGATCGAGTCATTGGTGGAGACCAACGCCCCGACACACACGCCTCAACTCCAGCAAGAAGATGTGGTGTTGGCTAAACCATGCAGTATGGTGATGGAGCTGCTGGAGTTGGATAGGAGTCTGGAACAACCAGACAAGAGGAACAAGATG caaCATTTTCTTGAAACTGTCGGAGGGGCAGGTTTAGGGGCAGCCATTCACCGTATGCTACGCCGAGTGGCAAATAATGAGGTACTCGCCCAGTACAGCTTGCGGGGCAGACGGGCCAAAATGTCCTTTGATGACCTCGTTCTGTGCAAGATTATAAAGG CTGCAAGTGTCAAATTTCCCGGCCATATGGAAGCTGAAGTGGAGGAATGTCTTGGGCAGACTCTAAAATTTGCACCACACAGACG atcagctggtCAGCAGCAACGGGTGAACAgtgaattttttctttttttgtga